The Notolabrus celidotus isolate fNotCel1 chromosome 19, fNotCel1.pri, whole genome shotgun sequence DNA window CATTTTTTGAGTATTAGTAAAGAGGCAGGATTTGTAGAGTGTCACTGGCAGAAGTTATTGGATCGTGGCATTGAATATTTTTGGCTACGTGTCTCTCATCAGTTGGCATATCTCCAAAATCTGATGTTTTATTCTTCTCGTGCCGTTACGTGAAGCTAATCAACATTATTCTGCTGCGTTTATGATTCCGGTTTCCTCTGTGACAAACACTAACTCAAGCCTCTCCCTGATCTTCCTCAGCTGCCCGATACATCGAGACAGATCCGGCTAACAGAGACCGCAGGACACCCATCGTCAAGATCAAGCAGGGCTTTGAGCCGCCAACCTTCACCGGCTGGTTCCTGGGCTGGGACCACGAGTACTGGACCAGCGACCCTCTGGAGCGCGCCATGGCTGAACTCGCCCTGTGACACCTCAGCTGGCTCCCCCCTTGCCTATCTCCTTACCTGTGACCTCCCCCTTGCTCTTGCAAGCATTGAGCTCTATCACAAGACTTTTTCAGCTGCAATACACCCTGAAAATGAGAGGGTTTCTTTTTTACTTCGAGGGATACAGGTTCACCTTGTCTCACAGGCTACATTGATGCTTTTAAATCTGTTATTAAGGCAGCCAATAGAAACAGAGTTTTAGCAGAAGATAGACTTCCTGTAGGGTTTTGCACTAAAAAGAATCTACTTGTTTAACTTTCATCAGACAATCTTTCTCATTTGTTTCatactttgattttaaaacctGTTAACTAGTGAAATGAAgtcacaaaaacacatgcaatgACAGTTTAAAGTCTTGGTGTGCTGAAAGGTCGGAAAACTCACTGCCAGGAAAACACAGCtttcaaaaaacaacacaaccaaTGCCTTAATAATCTCTCCTTTAGTCTAAAGCAACCCTGATTCTAATGAAGGTACTGTTCTAATTTTAGGATGGCTTACAGGCAGGCTGTCTGCACCTTTAGTGAAGATGCcttttatcatatttattattttagaacACAGATTCATGCCCTGGAAGCTTGTGTGATGCTGTACTAACCAACTTCATCGGGAAACCAACGCTTTGCTGCTTTTCAAACCAAACCTTCTCAAACTGGTCGTGTCGTCTGTGGCACCGTCTAGAGGTTTCCTTGACACCTTGTTATCAtcatttcaataaaacaaatgaaacgTGAAGTGTTTTGTCTTTGCTTGCTttgcaaaaactgaaaaaataaaacaccacagCCAAACATGCTTTGAACAgcctttatttagatttttcatgtactatttcaaaataaaagcatatcaAGGCGCGGttgaaatgtataaaacatactgtatgtattagTGAAAAATGCTCAACTTATCAACAAATTCAGAATACACTAAAAAGCATAAAAGTGTGACATCTTTAACAGCAGATCTTCAGGGATTAATTAGTTCTGTTACAAGAGAAGTGAAACACTTCCCTGAGTACAAGATGCAACCATCGAAAAGGACTGTAATCATGGTCCCACTGAGCTGTTCATACATGACCATGCCTCTTCTGTCTGTAACACACTGAAAAAGGTCAAACTAGACTTTTAACTTAACATTGGAAGCTCACACAGAActtaactataaaaaaaaaaatcactgataaGCTGAAGTAACTCATGTAACAGACGTATCAGGTAACAAATAAAGGAAAAGTATTACAAATCTAACTACAGTGAAACTACAATCTACCTCACACGACTACAGTTATATAAACTGTATATATCTAGATATATgatatatatgttttatatctGGTAATATTACTTAGACACACAATAGACAGTGTAACATACTTTGGCTAACGCTCTCGTCTTTTATATTCCAATAGATTGAAATGTAATACGACATGTCAGTTATACGATGAATATCTGTTtgctcaaagaaagaaagatcatATGTGATAGAATactgattttaaataaaatcattgcaTTACTTTGTTGGAAAGTGCATACAAGTGTGACTGTTGGTGGCAACATGACGATGGCAGTAGTTTAAGGCTTTTGGCTGAAAGAGCTGCAGTCAGTTACATTCCAGCAGTCCCTGTTTGCAGCAGTGAAGGGGGGACGAATGAGAGGAACAGCTCGAGATACACACAGCACCACCTGTGCCGCTGATAACGTCGGTGTTTTGATGTGTCACAAGGGTCCAGCTCTGTGCTAATCTAGGAGGATCCGTATCATTTGTCCACCCCTCCAAATATAGCATAGTATTTGAATAGAGAGGATACTGTAAACATATACGAGTGGCATCCAGCCTGTCAGCCTGACTGTAAAGCTTTTAGTCGAGTTTTAGCTCGTAATCTGAGACAGAAGTATTGACAaaaggaaagtgtgtgtgtgtgtgtgtgtgtgtgtgtgtgtgtgtgtgtgtgtgtgtgtgtgtgtgtgtgtgtgtgtgtttctgtatgccACTCTGCAGTTATTTTAAGATCTCTGCTGAACTCTTCTACTAGTTTAAATTGTAAAAAgcaaaccaaacacaaaatcTAACAAGACTTCACCTTTCCAGATTTTGCATCAAATGATCTCATGGCACCAAAAAAGTTAACAGTTCAGTCTGTTTGTGCACCGTATGTTCAACACTTGATGTTGTAAAAAGGCAAAGCTGATCTTTAAACCAGCacgtctctctccctctcttctctcactAACCAgataaagtgaaaaagaaagtgTGATGGCtgatggccctgtcacaccttgacgatttagccgGCGTATAAAAAAATTGGCGAGTACGCTGGCGTACGTCGCATAAGTTATAGTtaagttttgtataagttaagagcatgctgaagcacgctggtatTTGTCGTAGTACGGCGAGTAAGTATTCAGCGTATGGATCATCGACCGGCATacgcctgccataagttgtaggttAGTTCTGCGATGGTtgacacatgttcacacacgtagagatgtgtgtctgcatgtgtgtgagaagccttggagtcctcactcagtgtcaaatagcagagcctctgaaacagacgctgaagccagcatgtcagagtctggtggtgttcaacgataaagctgttgttgttgaatttaatgaagttcaaaatgtgacgtttttgaaagcgcagtcaataagtgtaacttcttgtaaagagcagaggctgtgttcctgctggtttcactcctctgactctctccacggctcatcatgttcttacaaagagagactgcagagtttttaataacacacgtTTTTTAATCCccaatgaagagcatctcatttcaaaacGTATACATCGTCATTAACTAGCGGCAGCCTTTTATACACTTACGTTACGTTGTTACGCTGCCACgtgctttgcacaagtggactatagttgggcatATGTCAGCGTTTCCGAGGCATTTTGATACATCAGgaaaacgctggctaaatcgtcaagaTGTGACAGGGCCATGAAGAGCAGCATAATGTAAAGTGAATGTTCTGTCTTGGTATGGGGAGGATATGGTGTTCATTGTACTGGAATGAATGTTCCCTATAAATAAGAAAAAGCTTGCAatggcacattagaaacaggaaacaagtcATTAGTGGTTATAAACGGGTAACTAGTTTTAGTTTCTAAATGATTGCAGCATTAAATAATGATGGGGATGATGATCTGGCAGTGGTTGGAGTTGAAGATAACTCGAGGTACAGAAATATGTATTTGTTAATGTGTATGCATAtatttgagagtgtgtgtgtgtttctgtgtgtgtgtgtgtgtgtgtaggtaagGCCTCATACCCAGCAGGCACTTTGCTTAAATGCTTGTAAAACTGAAGATAGGAAAGTTGTGGGTTCTTCTCCTACTTTGACACATTTGAAGcataaaaaggacaaaaaattaAACTGCTGGATAAAAGCGCAACCACCTGCTGCACTGCTGCCTTGTTAAGTTTAATCTCATAAATACCTTAAAGTTTCACTCAGAGGATGTCCAGCCTCTGCAGCCATTCAGCAGGCCTTAAAGTTTAGATGCAAAACTGATGTATGCATTGTAATAAAGCACCAagttttaaatgtcatttttcCTAAATTACCTAAGCTGTCAAATTAATCTAAAAGCAAAACAACTTTTCCTTTTGGAAAGAAGTAATATGTCAGTTAATCAGTGATCCAGTCTTCTTTTTAAGCTTTCAAATGCAGACTGCTGCTACCTCAAAACAAATGATGAACTAGGCTGACTGTTAAAGTATCTGAGGTGTGTTCAAATGCCAATCAGCTCTTGCTCAATAAACACAAGAACCACAAATTGTATGCGAGTCTAAGTGTTACTGAGTGTTTGAGACTCCCCTCATTACTTGATCAAGCCGCGCATCATCTCCAGTGGCAGCGGGAAGATGATGGTTGAGTTTTTCTCAGCAGCGATGGTGTTGAGGGTCTGAAGGTAACGCAGCTGCAGGGCTGACGGAGACTCAGCAATCACCAGAGAGGCCTCCTTCAACGCCCGAGAAGcgttcatctctccctctgcggCGATCACctggagaggaagacagagagggtgAACGAGGCCGAGGATGTGATGTGGACACCGGTCTATGTTGTAAAGTTTGAGTGGCTGTGCTTTGTCTTTACCTTGGCTCTGGCTTCGCGGCTGGCCTCAGCCTCAGCGGCCATTGCTCTCTGGAGCTGAAGGGGCAGCTTGGTATCTTTGATCTCCACTCGCTCCACCTTGATCCCCCAGTCATCAGTAGCATCATCAAGAGTGGACTGTAGAGACACAGAGATGAGGTGTTTCAATGTTCTCTAAGGGTTTCTCTTCAGAAAGTCTAATGGATCAGATttcatctgtgttttatttacaatattATTCCATCAAATGGCTCTGGATTTTTACTGATGATtttaatgcaaaagaaaaatgcccTGCACTTTTCAAAGTGTCCAGCAGGTGGAgcaaaacagcttttttttttctcttgtgaaAGGAAATGACAATCTGAGTTAATCTCAAGGGGAAACAAAAGTTAATAACAAATGTACAATGGAAGACTTATAGCGCATACTCAATGAAAACTGatcttaaaatgaaattaatgacACCACAAACAGTCTTAGTGCTTCATCTTTACAATGATAATGTTGTGGACATCATGCACTGAATGATAATCAATGCATTTCTCACTTTTTAGCATCATGTATTCAACAAAAGATGCTTTCAGACCAACAGCTACATGCTTGGAAGGTACAGGTCTCTGTGTGGGCACAGTTGAGGCAGTTCATAGTATTTAGACGAGCCCCTAAAATAATATAATCTACAGAAACAACTTACATTACAATCTCTCAATATTTGGACTAATAATGACAGTCATTTGAGAAAAAGCTCTAAAGGATGATGCAGTCTATTTGACATTAATAAAGTACTGACTGATCGTCGGCCAGCCTTTAGAATCTGTGTAACTCCAATGAGTATTTGATCATTTATGGACGCTCAGCATAAACTGGAAGTAAAAgtttaatgattaaataaataattgaactCAATTGCAATTGAACAGCTGTGCTCTACATCTAACACAGGATTACCTAAGTTTTTCTAAATATACAGATTGTACACATTTAAacgacagtttgttagtttcaCTCTGAGTTCAGGCAAACCTGGCTCTGAGCAGGCAAGGTGGCATCGTAATCCTGCATTCTGTTTCCTCTTCCAGCCAGTCTGTGTTACTGGAGCGTCTTATTATTGCCTTCATTTATTGCAACTGACTTCATCACAGAGTTTCTGCATGATGCCTcagtgtgaagcactttagacGTCTAGCCTTTTGCTTCAAGCATATTCACACTACTTTAACTTAAATAATCACAGGTACTTTGTCATACCAGTTAAAACTGTGACCATGAAAGCATAATGAGCCTTAACTGCAGGAGGATGATCATCACAGCatcatgcaaaagaaaaataagagtagtgtagatcaggggttcccaaacttttcagcccacgacccccaaaatatagttgccaaagactcgccctgtccctcaaagtaatttaatttggcttcatttagctggtctgcagaacattagcctacctatatgagcatgtgtctgtgtttcctgtgccgttatgaattaacctactgctactgatgcttttgatgattaactgttcactaaccctaaacttaggagtcatctggcaacaaagaaaggcagaaaactcattacattttctaatttcaagGTTTTCTTTCAAGTTCAGCTACTAATTTTAACGGTTGAAATTAActgtttttagataattaagaaaaaaaatattctggaagacatctcacgaccccctatttgtctcacgaccccccagggggtcctgacccacactttgggaacccctggtgtagGTGGCGTGAAGTGTCTGATATCTGTTCGTTGCAGCACTGGACTATGCAATGTATTAGAATAATACAGCTGCATCATTAAAATCTGCACATCGGGACATTTATTCACATTACTTACAGGATAGAAGCTTTCAATAATAATGTGATCTATTATTGAGTAATCATAAGTGTTGTTTTAACTTACAGCTAGGGAagatcatttaaatgtttttgggtttttttttaagtccttTTGCATCCTGACcacaatcaataaatcaaactCTGATGATaagaagtggaaaaacaaagaatCTGTTACTGTCCTAGGTCTCCAATAAGTCCCATTCACACTGAATACATTGATTGGATGACCTGCATGCTTGTTTTCATGAACACCTACTCAATCAGACCCACTCATTGACAGACCGAGTAGGTGTTGGTCTTCCACAAGCTCAACACATGAAGTCTGCTGCACAAGAATCACAGTTCTGCACGCCTCTCCTGAAGGCTTGCTCGTGGACTCGCCCTGCACAAGATTGATGTTTTGTATGTCTATGTGTTTAGCTCTGATATTTTGTGTTTGAAAGCTTTCTTTTCAATATTTTCTGGTATTTCCTGAATTGCCTTCCACACCCTTTAGGAATTCAAATTGACACCATATGATAGAATTACGAGCACACGACAGAATGTTTGTCTGTACTCTGCTCCACAAAGGCTTCCATGTCAATACTGGAATGGCTTTGCTGACTGGTTTTGTTTTCGATAATCTTAGTTTATAGAGAGGTCATAAGGACAGTAGATCAATTTATGGGGGAACTTCAGATTAGTTGTTGATTAATAACAAACTGATACTTCTGAAAGGTCTGTTGCTGCTATCATATATCATTGTGATCACAAAGCCAGTTAACAGTGAGAATAAAAGCAACTCAGCTGTACCTGCATGCTATGTGCGATTTCCTCACGGTCAGACAGGATCTCTGACAGGTTCTTGGTCCCCAGGACGTTCCTCAGGGTGGTCTGGGCCAGCAGCCTTGTGGCGGCATCTGCATTAGTGATGTTAGCCACAGCCAGGGTAGCATTCTGGACCCGGTAGTACACCACACCATCAACACTCACTGTTACAGAGTCTTTGGTCAAAACCTGAAAGCAGAACAAATTGAACAGGAAATAAAGCGTAGACATTGTGAAGTGATACAGAAAGGAAAATGTTctattgaaatgttaaaagggTTTGTAATGTTCTGTTTGTCAAAGCATGCATCAGTGATGAGCTTTATCAAGAATCTGCACCATTATTTTGACGCCTTTTGAATTCTGGTGAATGTGACAAAGTATTTGTTTAATCTAATTGGAAGTGTGCGTGTCATACCTCTTGTGGTGGGATGTCGAAGGTGATGGTGCGCAAGTCCACATTAATAAAGCTGTCAGTGCACGGCACGATGAAGAACATTCCTGTGGAATCACAAGAATGCAAATAGTTTAACAAAGACTAAAGCTGCTGTAAACACAATAATGAGGAAGCTTCTACACAAATGTTTGAAAACACCGGGATGAATGAAAGTCGGGCACGGGGCCAAGTCAAGCTCTCTTTATAAGTCTGCAGCTGTGCTGACAGCAAGGCAAGCTGCGGATATTTGCAGCTTTCATAAGCCTGTTTCAAGTCACAATGATTAGTGCATTAAACAATACTAGGCATGTGCCTGAGTGAAACAGACATGTGCTAGGTGTGCAATCATTTAGCAAACATTAATGCTGCCACACCAGTAGGAGATGAGTGGGCTGCATTTCCTGTCAGGATATTGTGTATTTAAACGGTGAGATCACAGCCATCTGTTCAGGAGgggaaaagaagacaacagcAGTCTCCTTGTGCCGTTTCTATCATGACATTTCTAGGAACAATCATATTTCCTGTTAGACAAGAAGAGGGGCCTTGGTTGCTCTCACAGAAGCTGTAAACCATCATATGGTGCAGTGGAAAATTCCActcctgaaaaaaaaagctttgtttaTCAATAAAACTCTCTGTTGATGGCACAAGACAAGTGTTTACAGATGGAAAATGTTCCATAAACACAATCATTTTATAATAATCTATCCCCACAAGCCTTTTTCTGACTAAATATACAAAGAAATGTTCTCAGACACTATTATATAACAGCTGTTAGAGATGGAGCTGGAGCCAGGCTGTGAGCGTGAGGGTAAGGGGCATTATGGGAAACCAAATGCTGAATTCAACTTTGGCTTTGGCTTCTCATGAATGTGAAGTTTGCTGGCGGAGAGCTATTATTACCCCGCTCTGTCATAAACAGGAGTCCCCTGGCACTCCGAGGAGTCACATTTCAGCATTTTGAGAGGACACCGCCTGGTTTTTTAGATCCAGTTAAACAAGAAATCAAAGAACGAGAGACAGTGAGTTATGAGATGTATGCAAATTATTACTCATGGGagtcagtattttttttacttaaacaaATACACTGCCTTTCAAAACAGAGGACACATCACTGAGAAGAGAATGATGAAGGTACTCAGATGTAAAACAGGCAGATATGCAGAAGCATCACCAGATATATGGCTCTGTGGACCTTCATAAATAAGGCCTCAGTGAACTTGCATGCATTGGTACTTATTTATGTTGAACTTTGAGGTGGGGCATCTTCTTGTCGTTATTCTTGGGCCGaaatatttttccatttttagttcttcttttctttgttccaCTGAAGGGCAGGCTGGGTGAGAGAGTATATTACGCTTATTTGTATTCTTGTATGCATGATCATAATGGTATCCAGGCTTCTGCTGTTTGTCTGTACTTGTGTTCTCACCCCTGTCTATACACCTTGTTGGGTGTTTACACGCTGCAGTGTTCTGATTTAAAAGGAATACTCTAGGTAGCATCCAGGATCCCCATAATCAGGAGAGAATATTCAGGATTCGacaaacaggaactgatgtttgAAAATATACGTAAGATAATTCTGAAGCTAAACGATCAACTTTGATTCTACTTTCGAAACAAatcctgtttctcttttaatgcaaaaaagtgttttgttgctgcaacttttgcacttgttcttGACTATGGTGATCTTCTGTACATGCACACTGCTCAGTGTCTTCACAGGGTTGATGCAGCCCCTCATGCTTCCTTGAGGTTCATTACCAATTGTAGCTCTGACTCAGCGTTGTGAGTTGAGCTTGCGGGTTGGTTGGCCGCCTCTGGCAATCCGTAGGTTGGTGCATTTTAATTTATAAGGCTATTCTTGTTCTGCTGCAACACTTCCTGTGTCTTTATCACACAGAAAAGAGCTGGAGCGTACTCACTGCGTCCCCaggactttttaatgctttctgtCCAGAAAAGCTCGTACAGAAATTGGGAAAAGGGCTTTTAGgtattctgcaccctcagcctggAAATTATTGCAGAATGTcttgaaactcaaggagctggtgtcacttcatgttttaaatctaaaataaaagacTTTGAATCTTTAGGATGTTGTTTTTAGTGTCTCTTGTTACAACTGCCTCCTGAGTAAGGGCTCTTTCAGCGGCAAACATTGTTCTTGTAAAGTGTACTTtagttctctgtgtgtctgtaactttgtgttttttgctgctgactgtctcgtccaggtctcccttgaaaaagagctCTTtcatctcaatgggaccaacctggtttaataaaggttaaataaaaataaataaaggtccACACTCTCCAACTCCAACATCATATCCAGGCTCATCATGCAGCTCACCACTGCCTGTAAGTCAGTGTTTGAGATAATAGCCAGTCCAACTCCAAGATGACTGAATCCCAAAATGAGAGGTGGAACCACAAACCAGTAATGAGCTCCAGGAGACCTTCAAGGAAATCTGAGAACCTACATCTTAACGACATTCTTTCTTCCGACACAGGATACCCATAACTTTAGGTCTGAGAAACCACTTCCGCTAAACATTCCCACAGCCTGTTTCCTGCATTTTCACAGCAGTCTGAAGACCAACAAAGAAAAGGCAGATGAATTAAGCATATCTTTCAAAAGCCATCAGCTGTTCTAAATCAGAATTTTTCCAACACAACGTTGAGGCCATTTGAAGCAACACGTCATCATATCCATTCAGTTTCAGTTCTAGCTTGATTTCATCTGCAGCACAAATGCTCAATTGTATCTGGTCCTTAGTAATCCTTCTGGTATTTCCTCTGGAAATGTACTGATTTTTCAAGGTCCAATAAACCAAAAAGACCCAATATACGAGAGAAATAAAATTGTGTGATTGCTTGAtcaataaaactaaacttaactagGGTTCCTGTGCTTTTTTAAGGTCCTACTTCTGTGGGCAGAGTTTTCTTTCTGGAGTAAATAATAGTCCAGGTACTTAACTGAGACCCTGGTCACTCCAAAGGTCTCGGGTCTCTgtagagattttttttgtggTAAACTTGGCTCATGAATCAGGTGTTAGATCATAATTAAGTTTGGGTTCATAGTATATCCGGGTTTTAAACTCACCTGTGGCATGATATGTGAAGGTACACACTCCATGCTGTAGAAATGTGGACTTTTGATTATCAAGACAATTAACATGTTTTAACAAAGCGATGGAGATGACTGTCAGACACTGGAGCCATgctttaagtaaataaaaacacttaggATGGGGGGGGTGTTCAAACTGTACGGTAGTGTATGAAACAAGTTCTCACCGGGACCTTTGGCTCCACCTCGCACAATGCGCCCCAGGCGAAAGATGATGGCTCTCTCATACTCTTTCACAATCTGTGTACAAAAGAAACCACATTAACGGCTACAATAAGAGTCCTTCTTTTTCATATTTGACATTGTATAGATGTGATAACCAAATAGTCTTTAGTATACAGCTGAAAGTTGAGGCTTTGTCTAACAACAAGCTTACCTTAATGCACATCCAGATTGAGATGGGCAGTGTCACCAGGATAAGGAGACCAGAAAGTATAATCAACAGCCAGCCGCAAAAGCCAATGTCAGCATCTGTATCTTCCAAAGCTGGGGAGAGAAGAGAAATACACGtacaggaaaaacaatcatcaaGATCAAGTGTGGGATGAAGATGCTACAGTAAATTAGGTCACTTTTACAAAGAGATGATGACAAGCATGTCCTTTCAAACGCAGCATCATCTGCTCTGACTTAGCACCCAAAATTCAAACGTCTGATCTGCTGTTACACTTCTGTGAAAAAACTCTGGTTAGTCAGTCGTAATGTCACCTCCGCTCACATgtacacgcaaacacacacaagcatttgTTTTTCAGCCAATAACCTGTCATGTGCACAGCTTTCATTTCAGTCCAAACTTGATGCTGGCATGCAACTTTTCAATGAGTGATATCCATACCTTCAATTTCATATCTGCTCCGACCTACAGACAGAGTTACATGTCAAAACACAATGAACTACTCACAGTAAAACTGCAGAAACCTAATACGACTAATTCTTCACCGGCTGATTGACTAACGTGAAAGTTAAATCAAGGTTGGAATAATACTAACTAATTGAAGTATTGCAATCAATAATCAGTAACTTCTGATTACCTTGCTTCCCTGTAATCATCACAGCACCTTGTTGTATTTCTCTCAAGTCATATCAGACTGCAAGAATGTGCCTGTGTGATACATCATTTCAATATTCAAGAAAGCTGTTGAATACTTTTTATCAAATATAGAACCAACATGATCCATGAACCTTGGATTTCAAACCAGCCAACTCACTTCACATCTCTTGGTCTGTGTGTTCAGAATACTTTAACATTATAATGATTTAAAGGGTAGCAACATTTACTTACAAGCTTTGCTTAAAATCCCTGTTTGTCCAGTTTATGAGAGAATATAATCTAGATTATTGTGATGTTGTTCTTGATCGAGTTCCTGCTTGTCTTTACTCATTACTAAATTACCTTTGAGGTTTTGCAACAATTACATTTCCTTAGCAATGAATCAATAAAGTCTGTCTCATTCAGTCAAATCTAATCTTTACGATGAAACAAGCTCTTGCGTTCACTACTTTGTTAGCCCGACGGCTGATCCTGTTTGACTGGAAACTAGCCCCCCCCCCCGTCCCCCCCGTCATACGATCGCTGGATCAGAGAAGTCCTCTGCAACCTTAAGCTGCAGAAAACTCAGATTCTCCCTGAAAAACTCCTCTATAACATTTCGAAACATATGGAATCCTTTCCTAACATTTGCAAAATCTCTTACTTTAATTCCTGATTCTGATGATGAGTAATTCACCTTACTCCCACTCTTTCCACTCTTCTACTCCAACTGCTGCACCTTCtgcttgtttgtatttattttttattttattttttctgtcttttattaattacttatttatcgttcttctttatttctttctttttttcctgttgtgtgactgtgtgtgtagtGTTGGTCCACCAGCCTGGACAGTCTGGATCTAAACTGGGTGGTTGGGGtgggctggggggggggggtttaagACATTATTGTAATCCTGTGCCTTATTATCCAAAGCAACTTGACATtgtctgttaaaatgtttaaaacttaataaaaaagagtttgaaaaaaaaaaaatctaatcctTACTATAGTTATTATTCAGTCTATAGTTATTATACAGTCTAGTTataacagtctatggttattacacagtctatggttactaTACAGTCAGTGTTTATTACAGGACCTTACACACTAATATAACACTAATATAACACAATATGTTAACATTACTCTGATGGTTATTACAGGGCCTTACACACTAATATAACATACTATGTTATCATTACTCTGATGGTTATTACAGGGCCTTATACACTAATATAACACTCTAATATAACACAATATGTTAACATTTCTCTGACGGTTATTACAGGGCCTTACACACTAATATAACATACTATGTTATCATTACTCTGATGGTTATTACAGGGCCTTATACACTAATATAACATATTATGTTAACATAAGTCTGATTGTTATTACAGGACCTTAC harbors:
- the stom gene encoding erythrocyte band 7 integral membrane protein is translated as MRNESEEVALKEARRRERQAALEDTDADIGFCGWLLIILSGLLILVTLPISIWMCIKIVKEYERAIIFRLGRIVRGGAKGPGMFFIVPCTDSFINVDLRTITFDIPPQEVLTKDSVTVSVDGVVYYRVQNATLAVANITNADAATRLLAQTTLRNVLGTKNLSEILSDREEIAHSMQSTLDDATDDWGIKVERVEIKDTKLPLQLQRAMAAEAEASREARAKVIAAEGEMNASRALKEASLVIAESPSALQLRYLQTLNTIAAEKNSTIIFPLPLEMMRGLIK